From Scomber japonicus isolate fScoJap1 chromosome 22, fScoJap1.pri, whole genome shotgun sequence, one genomic window encodes:
- the LOC128383990 gene encoding G-protein coupled receptor 26-like, which produces MDFAEIIFALFIVVVAVVSLLSNLLVLLCFIHSTEIRRQVPGVFTMNLSFCNILITVLNMPATLVGIIRNQQPFGDCICHTVSFLETFLTANTMLSMAALSIDRWIAVVFPLSYSTKMRYKDALIMVCYSWLHSFTFSLTALLFSWLDYSDVYASCTLQPSKGGSDRIKFSIFTVVFHATSFILSLLILCFTYLKVLKVARFHCKRIDIITMQTLFLLVDIHPSVKQRCLAEQKRRKQRATKKISIFIGSFIICFAPYVITRLAELLPFVDINRHWGIISKCLTYSKAASDPFAYSLLRQQYKKVLVTVVNRLLRRDLYPSSGHNSSLDTENDYCLQRIS; this is translated from the exons ATGGACTTTGCTGAAATTATTTTCGCTTTGTTCATCGTCGTGGTCGCAGTCGTCTCGCTGTTGTCAAACTTATTAGTGCTGCTATGTTTCATCCACAGCACCGAGATACGCAGGCAGGTGCCTGGTGTTTTCACCATGAACTTGTCTTTCTGCAACATACTCATCACTGTTCTGAACATGCCGGCTACCTTGGTGGGGATTATCAGGAACCAGCAGCCTTTTGGAGATTGCATTTGCCACACGGTGAGCTTTCTGGAGACTTTTCTGACTGCAAACACCATGTTGAGTATGGCAGCTCTCAGCATAGACCGGTGGATAGCGGTGGTCTTCCCGCTCAGTTACTCCACTAAAATGCGCTACAAGGACGCGCTGATCATGGTTTGCTACTCCTGGCTCCATTCCTTCACCTTCTCCCTAACTGCGCTGCTCTTCTCTTGGCTTGACTACAGCGACGTGTATGCGTCCTGCACCTTGCAGCCGAGTAAAGGAGGCAGTGACAGGATTAAGTTTTCAATCTTCACCGTCGTTTTTCACGCCACTAGCTTCATCCTGTCCCTGCTCATCCTGTGTTTCACCTACTTGAAGGTGTTGAAAGTCGCCAGGTTTCACTGCAAGAGGATTGACATTATCACCATGCAGACTCTTTTCCTGTTGGTCGATATTCATCCAAG CGTGAAACAGAGATGTTTAGCCGAGCAAAAGAGGAGAAAGCAGAGAGCCACAAAGAAGATAAGCATCTTCATCGGCTCGTTCATCATCTGCTTTGCTCCTTATGTAATTACAAG GTTGGCCGAGCTTCTACCCTTCGTGGACATAAACCGCCACTGGGGAATCATCAGTAAGTGCCTGACATACAGCAAGGCTGCGTCCGACCCCTTCGCCTACTCTCTCCTACGTCAGCAGTACAAGAAAGTCCTGGTTACCGTCGTCAACAGGCTGCTCCGTCGTGACCTGTACCCCTCATCTGGCCATAACAGCTCTTTAGACACGGAGAACGACTACTGTCTCCAGAGGATCAGCTAA